The DNA region GAACGCCCAGATCGCCGCCTGCCGGCTGGGCGAGGCGCGGTTCCGCGACATGCTGGCCGCCCATGGCGCCGAGCGGATCGAGACCATCTTCGACGCCATCGTCGAACGGACCGAGATGCGGATGCGCAAGGCGATCTCCTCGTTGCCGGACGGCGTCTACAGCTTCGAGGACATGATGGACGACGACGGCGCGGGGTCGTCCGACATCCGCATCGTGCTGGCGATCACCAAGTCGGGCGAGGACATCACCTTCGACTTCACCGGCACCGATCCGCAGGTCAGGGGCAACTTCAACCTGACCTATAACGCGACGCAATCGGCGATCTGCTATTCGCTGAAGGCGCTGCTGGACGCCGACATCCCCACCAACCAGGGCATCTTCGACGCGATCCGCATCGTCGCCCCGGCGGGCAGCTTCGTGAACTGCATAACCCCTGCGGCGGTCGCGATGCGCGCCAACTCGTGCCAGCGCGTGGTCGATTGCGTGCTGGGCGCGCTGGCGCCCGTCGTGCCGGAAAAGGTAGTGGCGGCGGCGAACGGCGCCAATACCTCGGCCGTCTTCACCGGCACCGACCCCGAGACCGGCCGGATGTATGTCTATCTGGAAACCCTCGGCGGCGGCATGGGCGCGCGCTTCGCCCGCGACGGCAAGGACGGGGTGCAGGTGCATATCACCAACACCTCGAACCTGCCCGTCGAGGCCATCGAGCTGGAATATCCCCTGCGGGTCGAGGAATATTCGCTGATCCCCGACACCGGCGGCACGGGCCGCCAGCGCGGCGGCCTGGGCATCCGCCGGGTGATCCGCCCCGTCGGCCATACCTGCGAATTCAACGGCGTGGGCGAGCGTTTCCGCCATCAGCCCTGGGGCATCTTCGGCGGCAGCGCGGGGGCAAGCGGGCGCTTCTACCTTGAAACGGCGGACGGCCGGGAACAGCCGCTGCCGTCCAAGGCCACGGGAATCCTGTTGCCGGAAGACGCCCGCGCCGTGATCGAGACCCCCGGCGCGGGTGGATATGGCAAGCCCGACGAACGCCCGCTCGAAGCGATAGAAGGCGATCTGCAAGCCGAGAAGATCACGCTCGAACAGGCGCGGCTGCAATATCCCCAGTGGATGGAGTTTCCTTGCTGATCGCGCAACATGACGATGACAAGGAACCGGGTCAGATCAACCCGGTTCCGGCAAGTCGTCGTAACACGCAACTGAAAGGCATGGTTCACGCGGGCTGACCGGAGGTCGCGTAATGCGGGTCAGAAGGTCCGCGGCTTTTTCGGGCTTTGACGCGCTGACGAGGCGGGTTTCGCGTGCCACCTCTGTCGCTGCGCATGACCTGCTCGGGTGATGCAATGGGTGTGTCATTGGCAATCGCGTCACACCAGGAAAGCCAATGCAGAACGGGAACTGAACAGCCTGGACTGGCGCTGATAGCCGTTCACAGCCGCCTGTGCTGCCAGCAAGCAGGCCGGAACGCTTCCTGTCGTGCGCACCGCCCGGTGCTCGATCCGGGCGGCGCCTGTCGCGGCAAAGCTTAGTTGGCGGATTGCAGATAGCCCTGCCAACGCGCCAGGAAGGCGTCGCGCCCTGCTGCCGCCGCTGCTTCGTCTGTAGCGAAGACCGTGACGTCCTCGATGGCGGGCAGGTCGGCATGGTCGCCGACCACGATGTCGCTGCGGGTCGGCCGCCGGAAGGTGCTTTCCAGCAGCGCGACCTGGGTTTCCTTCGACAGGATCGCATCCATCGTCCGCTGCCCCAGTTCGGGGTTGGGCGCGCCCTTCACCAGCGCCATGAACTCGGTCGAGGTGAAGGTGCCCTCCTCGGGGTATACCAGCGAGATTTCGGACTGACCGCCCGCGACATAGGCATAGGCGTTGGCCTCGAAGGTCAGGCCGGCCACGAATTCGCCTTGCGCGACGCCACGCAGGATCGACGAGGCCGAACTGTTCACGCTGACGTTCCGCGCCAGCTTCTCAAGCGCCTCGGGACCCATCAACTGGTCGATCCCCCACAGGATCGTAAAGGCGGTCGAGCTGTTGTTCGGATCGGCGAGCCACATCGGCGATGCGCCGGTGTTACCCGACCTGCTCAAACAGATCCCGGCGCACGAGCAGATCGGCCGCGTCACAGCAGACGGCGCCTACGACACCCGCAAATGCCACGATGCCATCGCTGACCGCGGCGCCGACGCTGTCATTCCGCCCCGCAAGAACGCCAAACCCTGGAAGACAGTCGCCGCCGGCGCGGGCGCACGAAACGAGGCTCTGCGGGCATCGAAATACCTCGGTCGTGCCCTCTGGCGACGATGGAGTGGATACCACCCCCGAAGCCGCGTCGAGACGAAGATGCACTGTGTGAAACTGCTGGGTCAGCGCCTCATGGCACGGGACTTTGACCGACAGGTCGCCGAGCTTCAGGTCCGTATCGCTATTCTGAACCGTTACACCGCGCTTGGCACCCCCGTCACAGAGGCCGTGGGATAGATCTGTCCGGGGAAAGGGGAAATCCGGCCATCAACTCTTTGGTGCAACAGAGTCAAAGCAACGGCTACGGGGGTGAGGTCTCGGCCGGTGCCGCCGGCATCATCGCGACGCTCTTCGCCTTCTCGCACCTGTCGTTCAGCTTCGATTCCGACGGACTGGCGGATGGCTTTGCCCGACTTTACGCTTATGCGACCGATCACCCCGAGGCACGGGAGATCCTCCTGGCCATCGACTGAACCAGCAAGCGCCCGGCCCGATGGTCGGGAGCTTGCTCCTTGATTCACCGGCGGGATGACAAGGATCGCACGACATGGTATGAATTTCCCATACCGGCATGGA from Paracoccus aminovorans includes:
- a CDS encoding antirestriction protein, coding for MQQSQSNGYGGEVSAGAAGIIATLFAFSHLSFSFDSDGLADGFARLYAYATDHPEAREILLAID
- a CDS encoding extracellular solute-binding protein, translated to MWLADPNNSSTAFTILWGIDQLMGPEALEKLARNVSVNSSASSILRGVAQGEFVAGLTFEANAYAYVAGGQSEISLVYPEEGTFTSTEFMALVKGAPNPELGQRTMDAILSKETQVALLESTFRRPTRSDIVVGDHADLPAIEDVTVFATDEAAAAAGRDAFLARWQGYLQSAN
- a CDS encoding hydantoinase B/oxoprolinase family protein yields the protein MAKPEIDPISLEIAWNGLKSIADECFITIMRSAFSSNVKERHDHSTAIADAKGRLIVQAEMSLPVHLASMGGMMRALIDRFGDDIGPGDIFIANDPHVAGGTHLPDINMASPVFEGERLIGFVANIIHHADVGGAAVGSMSGGLDEIYKEGLRIPVMRLYRRGRCDEDLLKLLLLNMRLPDERRGDLNAQIAACRLGEARFRDMLAAHGAERIETIFDAIVERTEMRMRKAISSLPDGVYSFEDMMDDDGAGSSDIRIVLAITKSGEDITFDFTGTDPQVRGNFNLTYNATQSAICYSLKALLDADIPTNQGIFDAIRIVAPAGSFVNCITPAAVAMRANSCQRVVDCVLGALAPVVPEKVVAAANGANTSAVFTGTDPETGRMYVYLETLGGGMGARFARDGKDGVQVHITNTSNLPVEAIELEYPLRVEEYSLIPDTGGTGRQRGGLGIRRVIRPVGHTCEFNGVGERFRHQPWGIFGGSAGASGRFYLETADGREQPLPSKATGILLPEDARAVIETPGAGGYGKPDERPLEAIEGDLQAEKITLEQARLQYPQWMEFPC